In Ananas comosus cultivar F153 linkage group 10, ASM154086v1, whole genome shotgun sequence, the sequence aaatttttgattttactatccaatttttcaatttatttgatttgaatcagtcaacaacattttgacttcaaaatttggaCATCTCATTTAGTTAGTATGCTTCatataattctcgcaactataaattcattaaagtaataAAGTTCATTAacttttaaagttaaaatgcCGTTAAGTCGTTGAccaacttaaatcaaacaaattgaaacattggatagcaaaatcaaaattttgaaacgtcgatagtaaattcaaaatagttcatactTCAGGTATGATCTGTTCGTATTTACCAAACAGAAATTAGCATGAACTAAACAAACAAGGGAACTAGACTTAGGCTGTAATGCTTGAAGGCTCTTCTTTTCTGAGTTCCAAAGAAGACAACCAATCCAGCAAAGCCCGATTGACGAGCTCGGGAACTTCGTCGTGCGGGCAATGCCCGGCCTGCAGGCTGACGACGGTGGTGTTCGGATAGAACTCCTTGATCCTCGCGGCCTTCGCGGGGCCGACCCACGGGTCTAAGTCGCCCCACAGCAGCAGCAGGGGGCATGAGAGCTTGCTTAGCAGGCCGTCGAGCGTGTACTTGCTCTGGTTCGACATAAACCTCGTCATCAATCTggcaaacaaaggaaaaaaaacaaaagaaaaagaaaaagacatcAATCTGTTGCAAACTATATATCGAGATTCTTTGGTGCTTCTGCAGCTACCAACACAGAATCAGAGCTAAAGCATTAGTATTTTATAGGATACGAAGTTTTGAGAACCCAAAATTGGTGTATATGATAGATTCAAATGCTTTGGCATCGATTTTGAGCTGAAAGTGCTGCAGAAGTGCTGCTTTTGTAAGCACTCTAGCCTCATTAGAACCTGTAATAAACTTCTCCTGAATTTGGGTCTACTGTTGGCGTCGTAATCGATTTCACGAGATAGTCGTCGACATTGGAGGGATCGATATACACCTGGACGAGGATAGATACGAAGGAGCGGCATTAGTTTCTTTAGAGCAAAAGTATAATAACCGCATAGTCGATTAATCCATATGATACTATAACCAATCCTATTTGAAGCTTCTAGTAGGGTTTAACATTTAATGGATTTTTTCTCCGGAAAAAGAAGCAAACAATTATGGAGGGAATAAGTTTTAAGTACATTACACTTTTTAGAACTTTTTCTATGCGAGCAGGTTGCTTGGCTTGCCAGAACAGAAACCCTAGAACGATCCGCTGAAAAACGTCCTTCAGCGGATTGACTACAAATTTCTTTATCGCCGACTCTTCCTCATTCGTATTTGGTTGTCTGTTTGGATCTCCGAATTGTCCCGCGGAGTTAAGTAAGACAAGTCCGCAAACTTGCTGAGGCAGCTTCGCGGCGGTTAATAACGCCGTGAATCCCCCAAGACTGAAGAGGAAGCAAGGTCAGATACTGAAATAGTTCGCATAGTGTATTTACATTTTAacctaataaaaagaaaatgattgtATAAAGGGCTATTGTGATCCGAAAAGGTCGAAGATTAAATGTTATAACAGTCATTTTGCGAGTTTCCATAGCATTTCTAAACACTCAATAATGGAAAGTTAAGGTGTGGGTCATATAGGCCAATATGGGCTATTTCTTGAGGAATAGAGGGGGAAAAATAACCTTGATCGCGCGAGAGAAAAATGAGTGTTTTAAAACTTTTACCTGTTTCCGACTAAGATAGCTGGCTCTTTTACAATTTCTTCGAGAAAATCAGAAACCTGCTCCATCCACACTGTTGCTTCATACTCGATAATAGCTTTCTCGCTCCATCCAAAACCTAGCAAGTCGACAGCATATACCTTATAATTCTGAGCCAGCTCTGGTATATTGTACCTGCAAAAGATAAAACTATGTTATTGTAATGATCATACACTACATAATTAGCCTACATGCATTCACATGAATAGCGGCTAGTATTAACGAAATCCATGAAGGCTAAATTATGGATTATGCGGAGCACTTTTCTTCAGAAAACAGCGATGAgttgaagaagaaaagaaaaggcgaCTAATTAACTGCTCGCTGGCATGCTGCAATTCACGTTTCCTTCCTCGGAACTGAATTACTGTACCAATGAAAGTATGAAAAGAATATGGAACAAAAAAAGGAACATAATAGTGAAATTTACTCGTTGTATACATTCACACTGTAACATACAAGCTGATCCACACTCCACAGTTATCATCTAGTGTAATGTGATCAAGTGtgattatcttttctttttatttctatttttttctacttATTCTGGTATAC encodes:
- the LOC109716823 gene encoding pheophytinase, chloroplastic gives rise to the protein MSPSLALSTSSPQNLFDSHHRRLNSKRTHLAGRKLGILRRNLVSKGIALSVFCSLLTANPVRGMERLPFKPEGYNFWTWRGRKIHYVEQGSGQPIVLIHGFGASAFHWRYNIPELAQNYKVYAVDLLGFGWSEKAIIEYEATVWMEQVSDFLEEIVKEPAILVGNSLGGFTALLTAAKLPQQVCGLVLLNSAGQFGDPNRQPNTNEEESAIKKFVVNPLKDVFQRIVLGFLFWQAKQPARIEKVLKSVYIDPSNVDDYLVKSITTPTVDPNSGEVYYRLMTRFMSNQSKYTLDGLLSKLSCPLLLLWGDLDPWVGPAKAARIKEFYPNTTVVSLQAGHCPHDEVPELVNRALLDWLSSLELRKEEPSSITA